The following coding sequences lie in one Lolium perenne isolate Kyuss_39 chromosome 2, Kyuss_2.0, whole genome shotgun sequence genomic window:
- the LOC127329237 gene encoding uncharacterized mitochondrial protein AtMg00810-like yields MAYLLLYVDDIILTASTAGLLRQLTDSLRAEFALKDLGPLHYFLGIEVVRRADRFFLHQRKYAHELLERAGMLSCNPAPTLVDTKAKLSANDGSLASDAPFYRSIVGALQYLTLTRPELQYAVQQVCLHMHAPRDAHWAAVKRILRYVCGTMGYGMSLHASPSTSTDLVAYSDADWVGCPDTWRFTSGYCVYLGSSLVSWSSKRQPTVSRSSAETEYRAVANAVAECTWLRQLLSELSCPVDKATVVFCDNVSAVYLSANPWALPWRAALQAALCPCRKEEKRCRRERHTGFARLRPPAASREGR; encoded by the exons ATGGCCTACCTGCTGctgtacgtcgacgacatcatcttgACGGCCTCCACCGCTGGTCTTCTTCGACAACTCACCGACAGTCTTCGCGCTGAGTTCGCGTTGAAGGATCTCGGCCCGCTCCattacttcctcggcatcgaggttgtCCGGCGTGCGGACAGGTTCTTCCTTCATCAGCGGAAGTATGCCCACGAACTTCTCGAGCGTGCAGGAATGCTTAGCTGCAATCCTGCACCTACTCTTGTCGACACAAAGGCTAAGCTCTCCGCCAATGATGGGTCGCTAGCATCCGACGCGCCGTTCTACcgctccatcgtcggtgcccTCCAGTACTTGACGTTGACACGTCCGGAGCTCCAGTACGCTGTGCAGCAGGTGTGCTTGCATATGCATGCTCCTCGGGATGCTCATTGGGCCGCGGTGAAGCGGATTCTACGCTACGTCTGTGGTACCATGGGCTACGGCATGTCGCTGCATGCTTCACCCTCGACATCGACCGACCTCGTTGCCTACTCCGACGCGGACTGGGTGGGATGCCCGGATACGTGGCGCTTCACGAGTGGCTACTGCGTCTACCTCGGCTCGTCGCTCGTCTCTTGGTCCTCCAAGAGGCAGCCCACCGTGTCTCGCTCCAGTGCTGAGACCGAGTACCGCGCTGTGGCAAACGCTGTAGCTGAGTGCACGTGGCTTCGCCAGCTACTATCCGAGCTCTCTTGTCCCGTTGACAAGGCTACAGTGGTTTTCTGCGACAACGTGTCGgccgtctacctctccgccaacccc TGGGCCCTTCCATGGAGGGCCGCCCTGCAGGCTGCCCTTTGTCCATGCAGGAAAGAGGAGAAGCGTTGCCGCCGCGAGCGCCACACAGGCTTCGCTCGGCTGCGCCCTCCGGCGGCCTCGAGGGAAGGGAGGTGA